A region of Reichenbachiella carrageenanivorans DNA encodes the following proteins:
- a CDS encoding BamA/TamA family outer membrane protein, translating to MRFQPNKLLIILLVLVGHCTTLHAQEQSKKAEKKALFRDTLDNKLDLSQWLIQASGFIPIPQIITEPALGSFGMMFTPIFIKPNKHHEKGKYVAPDITAGFAGYTANHTWGLGAMRIATLPQYGIKYRVGGAFGNVNMNYYRDVGNLGEHEFSFNFEMTPVFLSVLKEISNTNIYAGLQYMYMYTKISPKFAYNNLPDFISEADITNQTSTVGIAGEYDARDNIFTPNKGTFISTNIRMNGNWTGSDYNFQNLNFSILQYLQFTDAWVSGFRFETKHLFGKAPFYMEPGVSLRGVPLSRYQGKNTYVVETEQRYDVSRRWSAVIFTGLGKAQPENISWSDADWVYNYGTGFRYLLVRVFKLRMGIDVAWSNNDFGYYLTFGSAWNNRG from the coding sequence ATGCGCTTTCAACCTAACAAACTGCTCATTATACTTCTAGTTTTAGTTGGTCACTGCACAACACTCCACGCACAAGAACAATCTAAAAAAGCCGAAAAGAAGGCCTTATTTAGAGACACACTAGACAACAAACTCGACCTTAGTCAATGGCTGATTCAAGCTTCTGGATTCATCCCTATACCCCAAATCATCACCGAGCCAGCGCTGGGTAGTTTTGGAATGATGTTTACGCCCATCTTCATCAAACCTAACAAACACCATGAAAAAGGGAAGTATGTAGCTCCAGACATCACTGCGGGATTTGCTGGCTACACAGCCAATCATACCTGGGGACTAGGTGCTATGCGAATCGCTACCCTTCCTCAATACGGAATCAAATATCGTGTAGGTGGAGCTTTTGGCAATGTCAACATGAATTACTACCGAGATGTAGGAAATCTTGGAGAACATGAGTTTTCCTTCAATTTTGAGATGACACCTGTCTTCCTTTCCGTACTCAAAGAGATCAGCAATACCAACATCTATGCTGGGCTACAGTATATGTACATGTACACCAAAATATCTCCAAAATTCGCTTATAACAATTTACCTGATTTCATATCAGAAGCAGATATCACCAACCAAACCAGTACCGTCGGCATAGCGGGAGAATACGATGCCAGAGACAATATATTCACCCCCAACAAAGGCACTTTCATTTCAACAAATATTAGAATGAATGGCAACTGGACTGGTAGCGATTATAATTTTCAAAATTTGAACTTTTCAATTCTACAATACTTACAATTCACAGATGCATGGGTGAGTGGATTCAGATTCGAAACTAAGCATCTGTTTGGCAAAGCGCCATTTTATATGGAACCTGGCGTTAGTTTGAGAGGTGTGCCCTTGTCGAGATACCAAGGCAAAAACACCTACGTAGTAGAGACGGAGCAACGCTATGATGTCTCCCGCAGATGGAGTGCTGTGATATTTACAGGCTTAGGCAAAGCCCAACCAGAAAACATCAGCTGGTCTGATGCCGATTGGGTATACAACTACGGTACGGGGTTTCGCTACTTACTCGTGCGTGTATTTAAGCTCCGAATGGGTATAGATGTAGCCTGGTCCAACAACGACTTCGGGTACTACCTCACCTTTGGTTCTGCTTGGAACAATCGAGGATAA
- a CDS encoding OsmC family protein yields MSTFAVAITKDELTTQLNTDGHMGLVDEPVEIGGLNKGPTPYDLLCGALASCTSITLRLYANRKEWEVSRIRVRVNYAKEYKKDCATCEDQPQKVDAFERIISLEGALTSSQKQRLLEIANRCPVHRTLEAQAEIETRLENE; encoded by the coding sequence ATGAGCACATTTGCCGTAGCAATCACCAAAGACGAACTAACCACACAACTCAACACAGATGGTCACATGGGGCTGGTTGATGAACCTGTAGAAATAGGCGGCCTCAACAAAGGCCCCACACCATACGACCTCCTATGCGGTGCACTTGCCAGCTGCACATCGATCACTCTCAGGCTATATGCCAATAGAAAAGAATGGGAGGTATCGCGGATTCGTGTACGCGTAAACTATGCTAAGGAATACAAAAAAGACTGTGCTACCTGCGAAGACCAACCCCAAAAAGTGGATGCTTTTGAACGAATCATTAGCCTAGAAGGCGCACTCACAAGCTCACAAAAACAACGTCTATTGGAAATCGCCAATCGCTGTCCAGTACACCGCACCCTCGAAGCACAAGCCGAAATTGAGACTAGATTAGAAAACGAATAG
- a CDS encoding Lacal_2735 family protein, whose product MFNFLKKNPKKKLEKKYHLLLKEAHRLSTINRALSDQKIAEANKLYDQMNP is encoded by the coding sequence ATGTTTAATTTTCTTAAAAAGAACCCCAAAAAGAAATTAGAAAAAAAGTATCACTTGCTACTTAAAGAGGCTCACAGGCTTTCGACAATCAATAGGGCTTTGAGTGATCAGAAAATAGCGGAAGCGAATAAGCTTTATGATCAGATGAACCCTTGA
- a CDS encoding SRPBCC family protein — protein MAFYQFLKTQVLDASIEEVWGLILSPDNLKKIIPAHMGFNITSPYSIDKMYEGMIIAGRGLVGVCNKSNKCMIWK, from the coding sequence ATGGCTTTTTATCAATTTTTAAAAACACAAGTACTTGATGCAAGTATTGAAGAAGTGTGGGGGCTCATATTATCTCCTGACAACCTAAAAAAGATAATACCAGCCCATATGGGGTTTAATATTACGTCGCCTTACTCAATAGATAAGATGTATGAAGGGATGATTATTGCCGGGAGAGGCTTGGTTGGAGTTTGTAATAAAAGCAATAAGTGCATGATATGGAAATAG
- a CDS encoding cryptochrome/photolyase family protein, with product MEIVAFWFRRDLRLEDNTALSHALKTGKKVLPVFIFDDQILEGLPPDDARVTFIYDTLCAMNVELRRFQSQICVRMGNPVLVWQQLLDEFEISAIYINEDYEPYATARDQAVSQLAESKGVPLLRFKDQVVFSPTEIVKADGLPYTIYTPYKNKWLAKYEETKTPELLEIDQTAFLQKTHDWPSLKAIGFVSSQISVRPYDLSSLSDYSTLRDLPAEDATSYLSVHLRFGTVSVRQVIKQLQGSDQVFLSELIWREFFMQILYHFPEVVGRNFKSKYDGIQWRNNHDDFDKWKRGETGYPLVDAGMKQLNQTGYMHNRVRMVVASFLCKHLLIDWRWGEAYFAEKLLDYELASNNGNWQWSAGTGCDASPYFRIFNPTAQLKKFDPKMQYVKKWVMECSSPIVDHAVARDRALRVYKEGLRAN from the coding sequence ATGGAAATAGTAGCTTTTTGGTTTAGGCGTGACCTGAGATTGGAGGACAACACAGCTTTAAGTCATGCTTTGAAAACAGGGAAAAAAGTATTGCCTGTTTTTATTTTTGATGATCAGATTTTGGAGGGCTTGCCTCCAGATGATGCTAGGGTAACCTTTATATATGACACGTTGTGTGCTATGAATGTCGAGTTGCGTAGGTTTCAGAGTCAGATTTGTGTCAGGATGGGCAATCCAGTACTTGTATGGCAACAGCTATTGGATGAGTTTGAAATTTCTGCGATTTATATCAACGAAGATTATGAACCCTATGCTACGGCAAGAGATCAGGCGGTTTCGCAGTTGGCCGAGTCTAAAGGGGTTCCGTTGTTGCGTTTCAAAGATCAGGTGGTTTTTTCTCCTACTGAAATTGTCAAAGCGGATGGGCTTCCATATACTATTTACACTCCGTATAAAAACAAATGGTTGGCTAAATATGAAGAAACAAAAACACCTGAATTATTAGAGATAGACCAAACGGCTTTTCTTCAAAAGACACACGATTGGCCTTCTTTGAAGGCAATTGGATTTGTATCGAGTCAGATAAGCGTACGACCTTATGATCTTTCTTCTCTTTCTGATTACTCTACGCTTCGAGATTTGCCAGCCGAGGATGCGACTAGTTACCTCAGTGTTCATTTGCGGTTTGGGACGGTGAGTGTACGGCAAGTAATAAAGCAGCTTCAGGGTTCTGATCAGGTGTTTTTGAGTGAATTGATTTGGAGAGAATTTTTCATGCAAATATTATATCATTTTCCAGAAGTAGTTGGTCGAAATTTTAAATCTAAATATGATGGTATTCAGTGGAGGAACAATCATGATGATTTTGATAAATGGAAGCGAGGAGAGACTGGGTATCCATTGGTGGATGCAGGTATGAAGCAGCTGAATCAAACAGGGTATATGCACAACCGGGTTCGTATGGTGGTGGCTAGTTTTTTGTGTAAACACTTGTTGATTGATTGGCGCTGGGGTGAAGCCTATTTTGCAGAAAAGCTGCTAGATTATGAGTTAGCGTCTAATAATGGGAATTGGCAATGGTCTGCAGGTACTGGCTGTGACGCTTCTCCGTATTTTAGGATTTTTAATCCTACTGCCCAATTGAAGAAGTTTGATCCTAAGATGCAATATGTAAAAAAATGGGTAATGGAATGTTCATCACCCATTGTAGATCATGCGGTAGCCAGAGATAGAGCTCTCCGTGTATACAAAGAGGGCTTGAGGGCTAATTAA
- a CDS encoding dihydrolipoyl dehydrogenase family protein translates to MDKYDVCVIGGGPAGYAAAMRAVDFKKKVLLIEKDKIGGAGIHNGALSSKTWWELSREAFALRMHCKSTNVPTPKHNFQILKEEVNKAVNKRRELLEHHMHNINLNAGADLFHFRQGIAKVVGENVVVVRTDDGEFEVEANNIILATGSRPRKLDNIPIDENIILTSDGIENLKEFPKSMVIVGAGVIGCEFATIFSNFGQTKVHMIDKGDRILPFEDEDIVDVIEQNLESKEVLIHRNSKLVEMKIENGMVVYTLEYDNGSKEIFHVEKALVSVGRIPNYENLLSASVKINMDSRGIIDDLTQTSVPNIYAVGDITADIALVNVGELEGRYSIEKIFGEPEKDLIYENISTIMFLAPEVAGVGLNEIKAREQNIPHKVVSLDYSCISRAIAMRNTEGFIKIIVSNDEEMRVLGMRVVGEHASSSIEAVALLISMNKGIEELAELIHPHPSIIEGIQECVRMLLNKSMLKPGVLRDAMRCTSYANGEIKNVEFA, encoded by the coding sequence ATGGATAAATACGATGTATGTGTCATAGGTGGCGGACCAGCAGGCTATGCCGCAGCTATGAGAGCTGTAGATTTCAAAAAAAAAGTACTACTCATAGAAAAAGACAAGATCGGTGGTGCAGGCATACACAACGGGGCACTATCTAGCAAGACATGGTGGGAACTTTCGCGAGAAGCATTTGCACTAAGAATGCACTGCAAGTCTACTAATGTACCAACTCCCAAACACAACTTTCAAATCCTGAAAGAAGAGGTAAACAAAGCAGTAAACAAGCGGAGAGAGCTCCTCGAACACCACATGCACAACATCAACCTCAATGCAGGTGCCGACTTGTTTCATTTCCGACAAGGAATAGCTAAAGTAGTAGGTGAAAATGTAGTAGTGGTACGGACTGATGATGGCGAATTTGAAGTAGAAGCCAACAATATCATCTTGGCTACTGGTAGCCGACCAAGAAAACTTGACAATATCCCTATCGACGAAAACATTATTCTAACCAGTGACGGTATAGAAAACCTAAAAGAATTCCCGAAAAGCATGGTGATTGTAGGCGCAGGGGTCATCGGATGTGAATTTGCTACCATCTTTTCAAATTTCGGACAGACGAAAGTCCACATGATCGACAAAGGTGACCGTATTCTTCCATTCGAAGACGAAGATATCGTAGATGTGATCGAACAAAACCTAGAAAGTAAAGAAGTACTGATCCATAGGAACTCCAAGCTAGTTGAAATGAAAATTGAAAACGGCATGGTGGTGTACACCCTAGAATACGACAATGGCTCCAAAGAAATTTTCCATGTAGAGAAAGCATTAGTGTCTGTAGGACGTATTCCGAACTACGAAAACCTACTTTCTGCCTCCGTCAAAATCAACATGGATAGCCGTGGCATCATCGATGATTTGACACAAACCTCTGTACCCAACATCTACGCAGTAGGAGATATCACGGCCGACATTGCACTGGTTAATGTAGGTGAGTTAGAAGGAAGGTATTCGATCGAGAAAATTTTCGGAGAGCCCGAAAAAGATTTGATCTACGAAAACATCTCTACCATCATGTTCTTGGCCCCAGAGGTAGCTGGCGTAGGGCTCAATGAGATCAAGGCACGTGAACAAAACATTCCACACAAAGTGGTAAGCCTGGACTACAGCTGTATCTCGCGTGCCATCGCTATGCGAAACACAGAAGGCTTTATCAAAATCATCGTATCCAACGACGAAGAAATGAGAGTATTGGGCATGAGAGTAGTAGGCGAGCACGCCTCTAGCTCGATAGAGGCAGTGGCACTCTTGATCTCCATGAACAAAGGTATAGAAGAGCTAGCCGAGCTGATCCACCCTCACCCATCCATTATAGAAGGAATCCAAGAGTGTGTACGTATGCTACTCAACAAGTCGATGCTCAAGCCAGGCGTCCTTCGCGATGCCATGCGCTGCACCAGCTATGCCAATGGAGAAATCAAAAATGTAGAATTTGCTTAA
- a CDS encoding paraquat-inducible protein A — protein MLKRNIAALILTIVSLSLLYPGLTKPILQIVISAELPIIGKTTFYEQTQSILQTVETLYNTNNKFVAILIFLFSVVIPFTKGVIILSVLLVKKFALKAKLYRFVFIIGKWSMADVFVVGVFMAFLSTQSNGAIEAELLEGFNYFAFYCLLSLLGVQLTTLEKPVTIQ, from the coding sequence ATGCTTAAGAGAAATATTGCAGCATTAATCCTCACAATTGTGTCCCTAAGCCTGTTGTACCCTGGTCTTACTAAGCCCATTCTTCAGATTGTGATTTCAGCAGAATTGCCCATCATAGGCAAAACTACTTTCTATGAGCAAACGCAGAGTATTTTGCAAACGGTAGAGACCTTGTACAATACCAACAATAAGTTTGTGGCGATTCTTATTTTCCTTTTCAGTGTGGTGATTCCTTTTACCAAAGGGGTGATTATACTGTCTGTGTTGCTGGTTAAAAAATTCGCACTTAAGGCCAAGCTCTATCGCTTTGTATTCATCATAGGTAAGTGGTCTATGGCAGATGTGTTTGTGGTAGGTGTATTTATGGCTTTTCTTTCTACTCAGTCCAATGGTGCTATCGAGGCCGAGTTGCTAGAAGGTTTCAATTATTTTGCCTTTTACTGTTTGCTGTCTCTCTTGGGTGTTCAGTTAACGACCTTAGAGAAGCCCGTTACGATCCAATAA
- a CDS encoding DUF4421 domain-containing protein: MKYMILSVAIGLSALSYAQPSTADVNAFQQDTTYIEAFTSPLDLTTRFYNSVKYSRYTIRDNRYAGRLQYRSNENLILGLGVSYRKASLNLGLNFPFVNSWDQEKKGKTKYLDAQIHYYLDHYVFDAWLSTYKGYFLANPHSLTTQPLDDDSYPIRPQIRNTNLSFSLMRILNSKKFSFRSTFAQDEWQKKSAGSLLIGAEYNMVFNSADSSFLPSNMKNPDFFSGYDFKKNAVFNVGINGGYGHTFVIARHFFITLIGTVSVGGAYTMMTSASDNQDDLDGLSWNANYSSKVGMGYNSKTFYIGIATVQAFMTNHTPVDFGKITSNPGNVRINIVKRFVLNKPIDLPILNKILD, translated from the coding sequence ATGAAATATATGATACTATCTGTAGCAATAGGACTCAGTGCTTTGTCGTATGCTCAGCCTAGTACAGCTGATGTCAATGCATTCCAGCAAGATACCACATATATTGAAGCCTTTACTTCTCCACTTGACCTTACGACGAGGTTTTATAATTCAGTAAAGTACTCGCGGTATACCATTAGGGACAATAGGTATGCTGGTCGCTTGCAGTATAGATCCAATGAAAATCTTATACTAGGATTAGGCGTAAGCTATAGGAAAGCCTCCTTGAACTTGGGACTCAATTTCCCATTTGTGAATAGCTGGGATCAAGAAAAGAAAGGCAAGACCAAGTACTTGGATGCCCAGATTCACTACTATTTAGATCATTATGTTTTTGATGCTTGGCTGAGTACTTATAAGGGCTACTTTTTAGCCAACCCACACAGCCTAACTACACAGCCGTTGGATGACGATTCTTATCCCATTCGCCCACAAATAAGGAATACCAATTTAAGTTTTAGTTTGATGAGAATTTTGAATAGTAAGAAATTTTCGTTTCGCTCCACCTTTGCGCAAGACGAATGGCAAAAGAAGAGCGCAGGCTCCCTGTTGATAGGTGCTGAGTATAATATGGTATTTAATAGCGCAGATAGTTCCTTTCTTCCTTCTAATATGAAAAATCCAGATTTTTTTAGTGGATATGATTTTAAAAAAAATGCTGTTTTTAATGTAGGGATAAACGGAGGCTATGGACATACTTTTGTGATCGCGCGTCATTTTTTTATCACGTTGATAGGGACGGTGTCTGTGGGAGGGGCATACACGATGATGACATCTGCGTCAGATAATCAAGATGATTTGGATGGGCTTTCTTGGAATGCCAATTATTCATCCAAAGTGGGTATGGGCTACAATAGCAAGACCTTTTATATCGGTATAGCCACGGTGCAGGCATTTATGACCAATCACACGCCTGTTGATTTTGGTAAAATCACGTCAAACCCAGGAAATGTTAGAATAAATATAGTGAAGCGATTTGTACTGAATAAGCCAATTGATCTACCTATTCTCAATAAAATACTAGATTAA
- a CDS encoding IPExxxVDY family protein: MSRSVRKLKLKADYSYDFHLIGIISQAKDYTVSWAINRALNIGLKKEPDLEVDLKNAETLTISNFVFENDFRRFTLITNKVVVETAMTQKLFVPSLGTFDFLLKIEEFEETSDLEILFTALRRSEKIDSIVKLDVNKIKEKESFLF, translated from the coding sequence ATGAGCCGATCAGTAAGAAAGCTAAAACTTAAAGCAGATTATAGCTATGATTTCCATCTGATTGGTATTATTTCTCAAGCCAAAGATTATACCGTTTCGTGGGCTATTAATAGAGCACTAAACATTGGTTTGAAGAAAGAGCCAGATCTTGAAGTAGATTTGAAAAACGCTGAAACACTCACTATTTCAAATTTCGTATTTGAGAATGATTTTCGGCGGTTTACTCTGATCACTAACAAGGTTGTGGTAGAAACTGCAATGACCCAAAAACTATTTGTTCCGTCTCTGGGAACTTTTGATTTTTTACTGAAAATAGAAGAGTTCGAAGAAACATCCGATTTGGAGATACTCTTTACCGCGTTGAGGAGGTCTGAAAAGATCGATTCGATCGTAAAGTTGGATGTGAATAAAATCAAGGAAAAAGAGAGTTTTTTATTCTAA
- the pyk gene encoding pyruvate kinase, with translation MQSKRAKIIATLGPASEKKEVMVKLIEAGADVFRLNFSHGTHEDHLQRIAMINEINDELGTNVSILQDLQGPKIRIGKMENGEAEIQPGQQLIIGTEDIMGTNERVSTTYKPLATDVVPGDLILVDDGKIQLKVVSSDGKEVTTEVVHGGMLKSRKGINLPNTAISAPSLTEKDREDLEFGLEHDVQWVALSFVRNAKDITELRDIIKSKGKTTKIIAKIEKPEAVAEIDGIIEATDAIMVARGDLGVEVLMEDVPMIQKRIVSKCNKLGKPVIIATQMLESMIENPRPTRAEANDVANSILDGADTVMLSAESASGSFPVESVQAMAKCIMSIEDSCSVVFNKFWEDNQSETAKNDMLVKSACQLSKSVGAKAIIGMTKSGYTAFSLAKNRPEAGIFIFTSDRQLLKTMNLVWGVTGFYYEEQKPIDETFDEVVNILKAKGLMESGDVYIHTASMPLHWQAHTNMMKLDVVK, from the coding sequence ATGCAATCGAAACGGGCGAAAATCATTGCCACATTGGGACCGGCAAGTGAGAAAAAAGAAGTTATGGTAAAATTGATTGAGGCTGGGGCAGATGTCTTTCGACTCAATTTTTCACATGGCACACACGAAGATCATTTGCAGAGAATTGCAATGATCAATGAGATCAACGATGAATTAGGAACTAATGTAAGTATCCTACAGGATCTTCAAGGCCCAAAAATCCGAATCGGAAAGATGGAAAATGGAGAAGCCGAAATCCAGCCTGGGCAGCAATTGATCATTGGCACGGAGGATATCATGGGTACTAACGAGAGAGTAAGTACCACCTACAAACCGCTAGCTACAGATGTAGTGCCAGGAGACCTGATCTTGGTAGACGATGGCAAAATCCAACTCAAAGTCGTGTCGTCTGACGGAAAAGAAGTAACTACTGAAGTTGTACACGGAGGCATGTTGAAATCTAGAAAAGGCATCAATTTGCCAAACACAGCTATTTCAGCACCTTCATTGACCGAAAAAGATAGAGAAGATCTAGAGTTTGGTTTGGAGCATGACGTGCAATGGGTAGCACTTTCTTTTGTGAGAAATGCAAAAGACATTACAGAGCTCAGAGACATCATTAAAAGCAAGGGTAAAACGACTAAAATCATTGCTAAAATAGAGAAGCCAGAAGCCGTAGCAGAAATAGATGGAATCATCGAAGCTACTGATGCAATCATGGTAGCCAGAGGAGATCTCGGAGTGGAGGTTTTGATGGAAGATGTACCTATGATTCAGAAAAGAATCGTATCCAAGTGTAACAAGTTGGGTAAGCCAGTAATCATTGCGACTCAGATGCTAGAGAGTATGATCGAAAACCCACGACCTACACGAGCAGAAGCCAATGACGTAGCCAATTCTATCTTGGATGGAGCAGATACAGTCATGCTTTCTGCAGAGTCTGCATCGGGTAGTTTTCCTGTAGAGTCCGTACAGGCAATGGCCAAGTGTATCATGTCTATTGAAGATAGCTGTAGCGTAGTGTTCAATAAATTCTGGGAAGACAATCAGAGCGAAACAGCTAAAAACGATATGCTTGTAAAATCCGCCTGTCAGTTGAGTAAATCGGTAGGAGCAAAAGCAATCATCGGAATGACTAAATCAGGGTATACGGCTTTCAGTTTAGCTAAAAACAGACCAGAAGCAGGTATTTTCATATTCACTAGCGATAGACAATTGCTTAAGACTATGAACTTGGTTTGGGGTGTGACAGGTTTTTATTACGAAGAGCAAAAGCCAATTGATGAGACTTTTGATGAAGTAGTAAACATACTCAAAGCGAAAGGTTTGATGGAATCAGGTGATGTGTATATCCACACTGCATCTATGCCATTGCACTGGCAAGCACATACCAATATGATGAAGCTGGATGTGGTAAAATAA
- a CDS encoding ABC transporter substrate-binding protein, with translation MLRLLKFALLYPLFSLLAMQAMAQDEQSEYLKGKQYFSEENYVFAMDYFRRLAGDAQNHAFKEYAAYYYALSAYRNGDTTNAKSMWLQMDAKNANWKQIREVHYWLADLYFGEKNYTKGVFYAKKSGLKESEVLMKQILTKEDSLPLLEHVHTLYPDDEIIARIVADRVNTQPMSERDFQLLNELVNEFDLNKAIYGLPEIGKSEIKSSYNIAVLLPFMFDDLSYTAKVERNKFVMELYEGMLMAVDTLNSSRTYLNIFPYDTKRNTEITEAIFDEVEMKSMDLIVGPLFPGPSRVANDFSFENQINMINPLISNSSAIQNNPFSFLFKADTETQALSAAQLAIDSVKNKYAMIFYENNERDSLNAYTYSQRIQEAGFEVLINAAVTDTTVRQAYDLLTEKYEVSYTQKELDSIYTLADGRYIKERKSVVVKDSVEYYEEFFRIAPDSIGHVYVASSKALFASNFISALAIRADSTQLIGRGNWKDFPTLTLEEMERLGIYFVDPEFVDFTSYPFKVFRKEYMKMYKTEPSFNAIIGYEMMYYMGTMLKKYGHYFQKGNPEVGFMKGQLLQGTEYNFRNSNQYVPITILSNSEQKVVNPKQNGQNQ, from the coding sequence TTGTTACGACTATTAAAATTTGCCCTTCTTTATCCGTTATTTTCATTGCTTGCTATGCAAGCAATGGCACAGGATGAACAATCAGAATATCTAAAAGGCAAACAGTATTTTTCGGAAGAAAACTACGTGTTTGCCATGGATTATTTTAGACGTTTGGCTGGAGATGCCCAAAACCACGCCTTCAAAGAATACGCAGCATACTACTATGCCCTGTCTGCTTATCGCAATGGCGATACCACCAATGCCAAGTCTATGTGGCTCCAGATGGATGCCAAAAATGCGAATTGGAAACAAATCAGAGAAGTACATTATTGGCTAGCTGATCTCTATTTCGGAGAGAAAAACTACACAAAGGGCGTCTTTTATGCCAAAAAATCTGGTTTGAAAGAATCCGAGGTTTTAATGAAACAAATTTTGACCAAGGAGGATAGTCTTCCACTCTTGGAGCATGTGCATACTTTGTATCCAGACGATGAAATCATTGCACGTATCGTAGCGGATAGAGTCAATACGCAGCCCATGTCAGAGCGCGATTTTCAGTTGCTCAATGAATTGGTGAATGAATTTGATCTAAATAAAGCGATCTACGGTTTGCCAGAAATTGGTAAAAGCGAAATAAAATCTTCTTACAATATAGCCGTACTCTTGCCCTTCATGTTTGACGACTTGAGCTACACAGCAAAAGTAGAACGAAACAAGTTTGTGATGGAGCTCTATGAAGGGATGCTCATGGCTGTAGATACCCTCAATAGCAGTAGAACGTATCTGAATATTTTTCCTTACGATACCAAGCGAAATACAGAAATCACAGAGGCTATATTTGATGAGGTAGAGATGAAATCTATGGATTTGATCGTAGGGCCATTGTTTCCAGGCCCTTCACGAGTAGCCAACGATTTCAGTTTTGAAAATCAGATCAATATGATCAACCCTTTGATATCCAATTCGAGCGCTATTCAAAACAATCCGTTTTCTTTTCTATTCAAAGCAGATACGGAGACACAAGCACTTTCGGCAGCTCAATTGGCAATTGATAGTGTTAAAAATAAGTATGCTATGATCTTTTATGAAAACAATGAAAGAGACTCTCTCAATGCTTACACCTACAGCCAGCGCATACAAGAAGCGGGATTTGAGGTATTGATCAATGCTGCCGTAACGGACACAACCGTCCGACAAGCTTATGACCTACTCACCGAAAAATACGAAGTGAGCTATACCCAAAAGGAACTGGACTCCATTTATACCTTGGCAGACGGGCGGTATATAAAAGAAAGAAAATCAGTAGTGGTCAAAGACAGTGTTGAGTATTACGAAGAGTTTTTTAGAATTGCGCCCGATAGTATCGGACATGTATATGTGGCTTCGTCGAAGGCCTTATTTGCATCTAATTTCATTAGCGCCTTAGCTATTCGTGCCGATAGTACACAGTTGATCGGTCGGGGCAATTGGAAAGACTTCCCTACGCTTACACTAGAAGAAATGGAACGTCTGGGTATTTATTTTGTAGATCCAGAATTTGTGGATTTCACCTCTTACCCATTCAAGGTATTCAGAAAGGAATACATGAAAATGTACAAAACAGAACCCTCATTCAACGCCATAATAGGTTATGAAATGATGTATTACATGGGTACGATGTTGAAGAAATATGGGCATTATTTCCAGAAAGGAAATCCAGAGGTCGGGTTTATGAAAGGGCAATTGCTGCAGGGTACAGAATACAATTTCCGCAATAGCAACCAGTATGTGCCTATCACGATATTATCTAATTCAGAACAAAAAGTAGTTAATCCAAAGCAAAATGGACAAAACCAATAG